The proteins below come from a single Methanothermobacter sp. genomic window:
- a CDS encoding glycosyltransferase, translating into MKIAMIIPFDPSTRGGVLRAVKSQEVVYRYLGAEVETFYASELDRTDLKGYDIIHVHGPLKVGGLLKIRKSGVPAVLTVHGWVINEALTALRMDPIGNLHYILRLINWALHMLIFIRIVYRGRITTVSEIKRKMNHLDAMVIHNALITHEIDKKVSKCQEIGKNCLTAVTYVSIGGSMVSSIPRLVEIVEKVNRKTSKRLRLLVFGDDRGYDTDNVKFMGYRDDFLCYLKSADIMLLGYEMSELGYAILEAGYLGVPIAKFRGEYEELEDGVHGIIADDEDYMVQRLREFIEDPSIGSAWGENLKDYILKTRSVDVIGKRWKLLIEELRQSYQGN; encoded by the coding sequence ATGAAGATTGCAATGATAATACCCTTTGACCCCTCCACAAGGGGTGGTGTTCTGAGGGCTGTTAAATCCCAGGAAGTGGTCTACAGATACCTGGGGGCTGAAGTTGAAACCTTCTATGCATCAGAACTTGATAGAACTGATCTCAAGGGCTATGACATCATCCACGTCCATGGTCCGCTCAAGGTAGGAGGTCTTCTTAAGATCCGCAAAAGCGGCGTCCCGGCTGTGCTGACCGTGCATGGGTGGGTCATCAATGAGGCCCTAACTGCACTCAGAATGGACCCCATTGGCAACCTCCACTATATCCTCCGGCTGATAAACTGGGCGCTCCACATGCTCATATTTATACGCATAGTTTACAGGGGCAGAATAACAACTGTTTCAGAGATAAAAAGGAAAATGAACCATCTGGATGCTATGGTTATTCACAATGCACTCATCACACATGAGATTGACAAAAAGGTTTCCAAATGTCAGGAAATTGGAAAAAATTGCTTAACAGCAGTTACATATGTAAGTATAGGCGGATCCATGGTCAGCAGCATCCCCAGACTGGTGGAAATTGTTGAAAAGGTTAACAGAAAGACATCAAAAAGATTGAGGCTCCTCGTATTTGGCGATGACCGTGGATACGACACAGATAATGTGAAATTCATGGGTTACCGTGATGATTTTCTCTGCTACCTGAAATCAGCTGACATCATGCTTCTGGGATATGAAATGAGTGAACTCGGGTACGCCATCCTTGAAGCAGGGTACCTTGGAGTTCCCATTGCAAAGTTCAGGGGTGAATACGAGGAACTTGAGGACGGTGTTCATGGCATAATAGCAGATGACGAAGATTACATGGTCCAGAGGCTGAGAGAATTCATAGAGGACCCATCAATAGGTTCTGCGTGGGGTGAGAACCTCAAGGATTATATATTAAAAACAAGATCCGTGGATGTTATAGGAAAGAGGTGGAAGCTGCTGATTGAGGAACTCAGACAATCTTATCAAGGAAACTGA